The Erigeron canadensis isolate Cc75 chromosome 4, C_canadensis_v1, whole genome shotgun sequence genome window below encodes:
- the LOC122596993 gene encoding uncharacterized mitochondrial protein AtMg00810-like, producing the protein METRTKIHADLNGKSFDQKKYRSMIGSLMYLTGSQPDNMFSTCMCARYQANPKESHFQAVKRIFRYLKGTVNLGLWYPKDTGFQLVAYSDVDHAGCKLDRKSTSGSVQFLGDRLVSWSSKKQNCVSASTAEAEYVDAASCCSQVLWMKAQLTNYGFQFERIPIYCSVLLYPTIRFSIQKPST; encoded by the coding sequence ATGGAGACTCGAACAAAAATTCATGCAgatttaaatggtaaatcttttgatcaaaagaaatatcgcAGTATGATAGGGTCGCTCATGTATTTGACTGGCAGTCAACCAGATAATATGTTTTCCACATGTATGTGTGCAAGGTATCAGGCCAATCCCAAAGAAAGTCATTTTCAGGCCGTCAAACGGATTTTCCGTTACCTTAAAGGCACTGTGAACCTTGGTTTATGGTATCCGAAGGATACAGGCTTTCAATTAGTTGCATACTCGGATGTTGACCATGCTGGCTGTAAGTTGGACCGAAAGAGTACTTCGGGAAGTGTACAGTTTTTAGGGGATAGGTTAGTAAGTTGGTCCTCAAAGAAGCAGAATTGTGTATCTGCATCTactgcagaagctgaatatgttgaTGCAGCTagctgttgttcacaagttcttTGGATGAAGGCACAATTAACTAACTATGGATTTCAGTTTGAAAGAATTCCCATCTACTGTTCCGTATTGCTATATCCTACAATCCGGTTCAGCATACAaaaaccaagcacatag